The nucleotide window CCTCAATCTCACGCTCGAATATGGAGTATTCAGTCTGAAGCATAGAAACTGGGGTAACCGCATGAGCTTTACGAATCGTTTTTGAACCCGTGTTACTCAAACCGAAATATTTAACTTTACCTTCTTGAATAAGCTCTCCAACGACTCCAGCTACTTCCTCGATAGGAACATCGGGATCTGGGATATGCTGATAGAAAACATCAATGTAATCCGTTTGCAGATAGCGAAGGCTGTTTTCTGCTACTTTACGAATATTTTCTGGACGGCTATTAAAACGTGCTCCGAGTGGTTCGGCTGTCATGTCAAATCCAAATTTGGTAGCTAGTACTACCTTGTCACGAAAATCCTTTACAGCTTTACCCAGCAACTGTTCATTGTGACCAGTTCCATATCCGTATAATTCTGCTGTATCAAAGAAATTAACTCCAAGCTCATAAGCTCGACGAATAGTTGCTATTGCTTCATCTTCATTGGAAGGACCGTATGCCATTGACATCCCCATAGTACCCAAACCAATAGAAGAGACTTTTAAACCTTGTTGACCAAGACTTCGAGTTTGCATTTTTGTTCCTCCTTAAATAGTGAAAATTAAAATGTTATCACCTAAGTGTTTAAAGGCTAATTAAAAAAGGTATCCAATCTTAGTTCGTTCAATATGAATTTTCATCTCTGTTATTCATAGGAACAAAAACATAATATCATGAGAAGGTGAATAAAGTAAACAAAAAGAATATAAAGTGTCTATTTAGTATAATTTGTTTAAAATGATGATTATGAGATATAATATAAGGTAATTAGGGGGCGCTTAGATGGAACGGCAGAATGAAAAACAACATAATATGAGGATAACTCTTACTAGCAGATTGTTAACGTACGTTAAAAAAAATGGATTTCAAAGTCTAAAGATGGATGAAATCGCAAAAATCATGGATATAAGTAGGGCCACTTTATATAAATATTTCTCTACCAAAGAAGATATCATAACGTTTATTGTGAGTATTTGTGTAGAATATATCTACGAAATTATTGAAGATTCGGACTCTGACCAAGTAATTGTTCAGCGATTTCAGCAAACATTTGAACAAACAATCTTATTAAAAGAGTTCTTCACAGATATTTTCCTAAGGGATCTTGAAAGTAGTTATCCTGAGAATTATGAGCG belongs to Paenibacillus sp. FSL H8-0079 and includes:
- a CDS encoding TetR/AcrR family transcriptional regulator, which translates into the protein MERQNEKQHNMRITLTSRLLTYVKKNGFQSLKMDEIAKIMDISRATLYKYFSTKEDIITFIVSICVEYIYEIIEDSDSDQVIVQRFQQTFEQTILLKEFFTDIFLRDLESSYPENYERLEVAMKQREDQELAFYDEGIKEGYFNKIDGRLIVMQDEILSNVLDVKYLMENHLTVYQVLFDYYNLKKFQLFKPDKIIMIDDNLMIPRIEYMAQKISKNLY
- a CDS encoding aldo/keto reductase translates to MQTRSLGQQGLKVSSIGLGTMGMSMAYGPSNEDEAIATIRRAYELGVNFFDTAELYGYGTGHNEQLLGKAVKDFRDKVVLATKFGFDMTAEPLGARFNSRPENIRKVAENSLRYLQTDYIDVFYQHIPDPDVPIEEVAGVVGELIQEGKVKYFGLSNTGSKTIRKAHAVTPVSMLQTEYSIFEREIEENDIRTTLNELGIGLVPYSPLGRGFLTGAVKPAQEYAEDDMRRHDERWQGENYIYNLRATEQLNELASNKGISVAELALAWLLAQGEDIVPIPGTRSAKRVEQNVAAANVNLTEADLQRIKEILPHGSAGSRYPASMMEIFTSD